The following coding sequences are from one Granulicella sp. L56 window:
- a CDS encoding PadR family transcriptional regulator — protein MAADKSEVLQGTLDLMILKTLQALGSLHGFGIARRIEQLSEDVLTLNEGTVYTSLLRLQQKSWIASEWGVSENNRRARFYSITKRGLKQLAVETENWERIAAVIGRVLALEAKA, from the coding sequence ATGGCAGCGGACAAATCCGAGGTTTTACAAGGAACGCTCGATCTCATGATCCTCAAAACGCTGCAGGCATTGGGCTCGCTGCACGGTTTCGGCATCGCACGGCGCATCGAGCAGTTGAGCGAAGACGTGCTTACGTTGAACGAAGGCACGGTCTACACATCGCTCTTGCGCCTGCAGCAGAAAAGCTGGATTGCAAGTGAATGGGGCGTCTCCGAGAACAACCGCCGGGCGCGGTTCTACAGCATCACCAAGCGCGGCCTGAAGCAGCTTGCAGTCGAGACCGAAAACTGGGAGCGCATCGCCGCTGTCATTGGCCGCGTGCTGGCGCTTGAGGCAAAGGCCTAG